A stretch of the Desulfobotulus mexicanus genome encodes the following:
- a CDS encoding type II toxin-antitoxin system HicA family toxin, whose protein sequence is MKKSELVRLLKKAGFQQEQGGVHEIWTKEGFPRIPIPRNPRDIPKGTVQKILKAAGIK, encoded by the coding sequence ATGAAAAAAAGTGAACTGGTAAGACTCTTAAAAAAGGCAGGGTTCCAGCAAGAGCAAGGCGGCGTTCATGAAATCTGGACGAAAGAGGGATTCCCCAGAATCCCAATCCCCAGAAATCCAAGGGATATACCCAAAGGGACAGTGCAAAAAATCCTTAAGGCTGCTGGCATAAAATAG
- a CDS encoding type II toxin-antitoxin system HicB family antitoxin translates to MEYYYGIFEVGEEGLTEVHFPDIPGCVTFGENWDEAFRMATDALAASLAGLDKKPTASPREKILSQTNGGDVVPVILDIKTMRSYEKSVRVNVSIPESLLREIDSFRGKHGKTRSGLLAEAAATYLEENAQA, encoded by the coding sequence ATGGAATATTATTATGGAATTTTTGAAGTGGGAGAAGAAGGGCTTACGGAAGTTCATTTTCCAGATATTCCAGGATGTGTAACCTTCGGGGAAAACTGGGATGAAGCTTTCAGGATGGCCACGGATGCCCTGGCTGCTTCCTTGGCTGGTCTGGACAAAAAACCCACGGCATCCCCAAGGGAAAAGATCCTGTCCCAGACAAACGGGGGAGATGTTGTCCCGGTGATCTTGGATATCAAGACAATGCGCTCCTATGAAAAATCGGTGCGAGTCAATGTCAGTATTCCCGAAAGCCTCCTGCGTGAAATTGACAGCTTCCGGGGAAAACATGGCAAAACCCGATCAGGGTTACTGGCCGAAGCTGCCGCCACCTACCTGGAAGAAAACGCTCAGGCTTAA
- a CDS encoding response regulator: protein MFRFQKILVVDDDPALRQLLHRMLTREGYECCLAIDGNEALAEVRKDLPGLVITDISMHGMDGIEFMKTLHREYPALDVMVMTGMSERYNYADIVDAGASDYVSKPFERRELLARIRRVEREREYINSLSAMNTSLEKMVAVSGHLASKAEAASRAKSEFLAGISHEIRTPLNGLIGFADLLMDTPLNDEQQEFLSIIRSSSETLLQLLNDILDFARIEAGKVSMEKIPFDIEILCFDAVEMLRSRMNPEKVSLISHFEDNVPARLVGDPQKLRQVLINLLANALKFTEDGEITLSVGVEKEEEKGITLVFSVKDTGIGIPLGEEDAIFGAFRQAEGTWTRRYGGSGLGLAICRRLVEMMGGEISAGNNPDGGSTFRFTINVARDFEVTGESGDIPIKLAGKKIYVVDSNARQAEICAQYIRAAGAAVDVFSCEDGISMDDIPDLVVFAMENPEKAKHPYELNRIFQKVPVIALSRPVPGSAGFCRNAGYAGYLTQPVSRTFLLEMVARLLGEKHGEGMLTRHRLREVQKKSFRMLIGESSPENVLECFARSSGYRRECFSDAAALLTAYVAENGHFDGVFMRFSSEAMQQTLFQIRHWEKLAGKACVPIFIVFSENKNSSLHTGDYRKIFFTDISNLRRQGLHVFVESCLQASSDL from the coding sequence ATGTTTCGTTTTCAGAAAATACTGGTAGTGGATGATGATCCGGCCCTTCGGCAGCTGTTGCACCGCATGCTAACCCGGGAAGGTTATGAGTGCTGCCTTGCCATCGATGGGAATGAGGCCCTGGCTGAGGTCAGGAAGGATCTGCCGGGGCTTGTCATTACGGATATCAGTATGCACGGCATGGATGGTATTGAATTCATGAAGACACTGCACAGGGAATATCCTGCTCTGGATGTCATGGTCATGACGGGAATGTCCGAACGTTACAATTATGCGGACATTGTGGATGCCGGAGCTTCGGATTATGTGAGCAAGCCTTTTGAGAGAAGGGAACTTCTGGCACGTATCCGTCGGGTGGAGCGGGAGAGGGAATACATCAATTCCTTAAGTGCCATGAATACTTCCCTGGAAAAGATGGTCGCTGTTTCGGGTCATCTGGCTTCAAAGGCGGAAGCGGCATCCAGGGCCAAAAGCGAATTTCTTGCGGGAATAAGCCATGAAATACGTACGCCTTTGAACGGCTTGATCGGTTTTGCAGATTTGCTTATGGATACACCCCTTAATGATGAACAGCAGGAATTTCTAAGCATTATCAGATCCAGCAGTGAAACCCTTTTACAGCTTTTAAATGATATTCTGGATTTCGCCCGAATCGAGGCCGGAAAAGTGTCCATGGAGAAAATTCCCTTTGACATTGAAATTCTGTGTTTTGATGCTGTGGAAATGCTGCGCAGCCGTATGAATCCAGAAAAGGTCTCCCTGATTTCCCACTTTGAAGATAATGTGCCAGCCCGCCTTGTGGGAGACCCCCAGAAGCTGCGTCAGGTTTTAATCAATCTCCTGGCCAATGCCCTGAAATTTACGGAAGATGGGGAAATTACCCTTTCCGTGGGTGTGGAAAAGGAGGAAGAAAAGGGGATTACTCTTGTTTTTTCCGTGAAGGATACGGGGATAGGGATTCCACTGGGAGAAGAAGATGCTATTTTTGGGGCATTCAGGCAGGCAGAGGGAACATGGACCCGCAGGTATGGGGGGTCTGGTCTGGGGCTTGCCATATGCCGCAGGCTTGTGGAAATGATGGGTGGGGAAATCAGTGCAGGAAACAACCCGGATGGAGGCTCTACCTTCCGTTTCACAATAAATGTGGCCAGAGATTTTGAAGTTACTGGTGAATCCGGCGACATTCCCATAAAGCTTGCTGGTAAAAAAATTTATGTGGTGGATTCCAACGCAAGACAGGCAGAAATCTGTGCTCAGTATATACGGGCTGCGGGTGCCGCCGTTGATGTTTTTTCCTGTGAAGATGGTATTTCCATGGATGATATTCCGGATCTGGTTGTTTTTGCCATGGAAAATCCTGAAAAAGCAAAACATCCCTATGAATTGAACCGAATATTCCAGAAGGTACCGGTCATAGCCCTGTCCCGTCCCGTCCCCGGCAGTGCGGGTTTTTGCAGAAATGCTGGTTACGCTGGCTATCTTACCCAGCCCGTATCAAGAACCTTTCTTCTGGAGATGGTTGCTCGTCTTCTTGGTGAAAAACATGGGGAGGGAATGCTGACCCGGCATCGTTTGCGGGAAGTGCAGAAAAAGTCATTCCGCATGCTGATTGGGGAGTCGTCTCCGGAAAATGTTCTGGAATGTTTTGCCCGTTCTTCCGGTTACAGGAGAGAGTGTTTTAGTGATGCAGCCGCCCTTCTGACGGCCTATGTTGCAGAGAACGGGCATTTTGACGGTGTTTTCATGCGATTTTCCAGTGAAGCCATGCAGCAGACCCTTTTTCAGATCCGGCACTGGGAAAAGCTTGCTGGCAAAGCCTGTGTTCCCATTTTTATTGTTTTTTCGGAGAACAAAAACAGCAGTCTTCATACCGGAGATTACAGGAAAATCTTTTTTACGGATATCAGCAATCTTCGCAGGCAGGGCTTGCATGTATTTGTGGAATCCTGTCTTCAGGCATCATCAGACTTGTAA
- the efp gene encoding elongation factor P — translation MLDCSDLRKGLKIEYEGDPYVVTQFDFVKPGKGQALYKCRLKNMISGSQFDRTFRSGEKFNKADLEERTMEFSYMDGENYCFMNTSTFEQEFLTPDQVSEVTDFLKENTVCSVLFWGSKAIGVTLPNFIDLVVTKAEPWVKGDTASGNSKPAVLETGVSVQVPSFVEEGEKIRIDTRTGQYVERVKE, via the coding sequence ATGCTTGATTGTTCTGATCTTCGTAAAGGCCTTAAAATTGAGTATGAGGGTGATCCATATGTAGTTACCCAGTTTGATTTCGTAAAGCCGGGTAAGGGACAGGCCCTTTATAAGTGCCGCCTTAAAAATATGATAAGCGGCAGCCAGTTTGACCGGACATTCCGTTCCGGAGAAAAATTCAACAAGGCCGATCTTGAAGAACGTACCATGGAATTTTCCTACATGGATGGAGAAAATTACTGCTTTATGAACACCTCAACCTTTGAGCAGGAATTTCTCACGCCGGATCAGGTGTCTGAAGTCACGGACTTTCTCAAGGAAAATACGGTGTGCAGTGTTCTCTTCTGGGGCAGTAAAGCCATTGGTGTGACCCTGCCCAATTTTATCGACCTTGTGGTGACCAAAGCCGAGCCCTGGGTAAAGGGAGATACGGCCTCCGGGAATTCCAAACCTGCGGTTCTGGAAACCGGTGTATCCGTTCAGGTTCCTTCCTTTGTGGAAGAGGGTGAGAAAATACGCATTGATACCCGTACGGGTCAGTATGTGGAGCGGGTAAAGGAATAA